From one Salvelinus alpinus chromosome 14, SLU_Salpinus.1, whole genome shotgun sequence genomic stretch:
- the LOC139538309 gene encoding P2Y purinoceptor 8-like isoform X2 yields the protein MLPFYMNLNVCLIIGCLCEVIVTMAWSSNSTKLDNTTLSLFQNVTASTAISIIYIVVTIINLIMYQLQGYNWSLGPDMCRLLTLVFFANMYCSILTMTAISGDRYLGICRPMLFCETRERKSFAVIVCLAMWTVVLLVLYPLTITDLTFHVPELRITTCFDVLKRDMLPSMVAWAAFLLALFVILFFIPFCITVFCYISIIRKLARDSKTKQKDKAIGLAVTVLTVFTLCFTPNNILLLAHTIRRLFYGESLYMAYKLTLSLSCFNSCLDPFIYYFACREFRKKLRQMLRLRTLSSLDTGKTDLHRESLYSAQYVSDGQGGENSRVSVKQHC from the exons ATGCTACCTTTTTACATGAATCTAAATGTCTGCCTGATCATAGGTTGTCTGTGTGAAGTCATTGTCACCATGGCATGGAGTTccaacagcaccaagctggacaaCACCACCTTGTCCCTGTTCCAGAACGTGACAGCCAGTACAGCAATCTCCATCATCTATATTGTGGTCACCATCATCAACCTG ATCATGTATCAGTTGCAGGGGTATAATTGGAGCCTGGGCCCGGACATGTGCAG GCTCTTGACCCTGGTGTTCTTTGCCAACATGTACTGCTCAATTCTAACTATGACCGCCATCAGCGGAGACCGCTACCTGGGCATCTGCCGGCCCATGCTCTTCTGTGAGACCAGGGAAAGGAAGTCATTCGCTGTGATTGTCTGCTTAGCCATGTGGACAGTCGTCCTATTGGTCCTGTACCCACTCACTATAACCGACCTGACGTTCCACGTTCCAGAACTCAGGATTACCACCTGCTTCGACGTTCTAAAAAGGGACATGCTTCCATCCATGGTGGCCTGGGCTGCCTTCCTCCTTGCACTGTTTGTCATCCTCTTCTTCATCCCGTTCTGCATCACTGTTTTCTGCTACATCAGCATCATCCGCAAGCTGGCCCGAGACTCCAAGACCAAACAGAAGGATAAGGCTATAGGTCTCGCCGTCACTGTCCTAACGGTCTTTACGCTCTGCTTCACTCCCAACAACATCCTCCTACTGGCTCACACCATCCGGAGGCTCTTCTATGGGGAGTCCTTGTACATGGCCTACAAGctgactctctccctcagttGCTTCAACAGCTGCCTGGACCCCTTCATCTACTACTTTGCCTGTAGGGAGTTCCGGAAGAAGTTGAGGCAGATGCTAAGGCTGAGAACACTGAGCAGTCTGGACACGGGGAAGACAGACCTGCACAGAGAGAGCCTGTACTCCGCCCAGTATGTATCTGATGGACAGGGTGGAGAGAACAGCAGAGTGTCTGTTAAACAACACTGTTAA
- the LOC139538309 gene encoding P2Y purinoceptor 8-like isoform X1: MLPFYMNLNVCLIIGCLCEVIVTMAWSSNSTKLDNTTLSLFQNVTASTAISIIYIVVTIINLVGNSLSMWLLLFHTSPKTPSIIFMINLTLTDLTLGLVLPFQIMYQLQGYNWSLGPDMCRLLTLVFFANMYCSILTMTAISGDRYLGICRPMLFCETRERKSFAVIVCLAMWTVVLLVLYPLTITDLTFHVPELRITTCFDVLKRDMLPSMVAWAAFLLALFVILFFIPFCITVFCYISIIRKLARDSKTKQKDKAIGLAVTVLTVFTLCFTPNNILLLAHTIRRLFYGESLYMAYKLTLSLSCFNSCLDPFIYYFACREFRKKLRQMLRLRTLSSLDTGKTDLHRESLYSAQYVSDGQGGENSRVSVKQHC, encoded by the exons ATGCTACCTTTTTACATGAATCTAAATGTCTGCCTGATCATAGGTTGTCTGTGTGAAGTCATTGTCACCATGGCATGGAGTTccaacagcaccaagctggacaaCACCACCTTGTCCCTGTTCCAGAACGTGACAGCCAGTACAGCAATCTCCATCATCTATATTGTGGTCACCATCATCAACCTGGTAGGAAACAGCCTCTCCATGTGGCTCCTCCTCTTCCATACCTCTCCCAAAACTCCCTCCATCATCTTCATGATCAACCTGACCCTGACTGACCTGACCTTGGGCCTCGTCCTGCCCTTCCAGATCATGTATCAGTTGCAGGGGTATAATTGGAGCCTGGGCCCGGACATGTGCAG GCTCTTGACCCTGGTGTTCTTTGCCAACATGTACTGCTCAATTCTAACTATGACCGCCATCAGCGGAGACCGCTACCTGGGCATCTGCCGGCCCATGCTCTTCTGTGAGACCAGGGAAAGGAAGTCATTCGCTGTGATTGTCTGCTTAGCCATGTGGACAGTCGTCCTATTGGTCCTGTACCCACTCACTATAACCGACCTGACGTTCCACGTTCCAGAACTCAGGATTACCACCTGCTTCGACGTTCTAAAAAGGGACATGCTTCCATCCATGGTGGCCTGGGCTGCCTTCCTCCTTGCACTGTTTGTCATCCTCTTCTTCATCCCGTTCTGCATCACTGTTTTCTGCTACATCAGCATCATCCGCAAGCTGGCCCGAGACTCCAAGACCAAACAGAAGGATAAGGCTATAGGTCTCGCCGTCACTGTCCTAACGGTCTTTACGCTCTGCTTCACTCCCAACAACATCCTCCTACTGGCTCACACCATCCGGAGGCTCTTCTATGGGGAGTCCTTGTACATGGCCTACAAGctgactctctccctcagttGCTTCAACAGCTGCCTGGACCCCTTCATCTACTACTTTGCCTGTAGGGAGTTCCGGAAGAAGTTGAGGCAGATGCTAAGGCTGAGAACACTGAGCAGTCTGGACACGGGGAAGACAGACCTGCACAGAGAGAGCCTGTACTCCGCCCAGTATGTATCTGATGGACAGGGTGGAGAGAACAGCAGAGTGTCTGTTAAACAACACTGTTAA
- the LOC139538309 gene encoding P2Y purinoceptor 8-like isoform X3 translates to MAWSSNSTKLDNTTLSLFQNVTASTAISIIYIVVTIINLVGNSLSMWLLLFHTSPKTPSIIFMINLTLTDLTLGLVLPFQIMYQLQGYNWSLGPDMCRLLTLVFFANMYCSILTMTAISGDRYLGICRPMLFCETRERKSFAVIVCLAMWTVVLLVLYPLTITDLTFHVPELRITTCFDVLKRDMLPSMVAWAAFLLALFVILFFIPFCITVFCYISIIRKLARDSKTKQKDKAIGLAVTVLTVFTLCFTPNNILLLAHTIRRLFYGESLYMAYKLTLSLSCFNSCLDPFIYYFACREFRKKLRQMLRLRTLSSLDTGKTDLHRESLYSAQYVSDGQGGENSRVSVKQHC, encoded by the exons ATGGCATGGAGTTccaacagcaccaagctggacaaCACCACCTTGTCCCTGTTCCAGAACGTGACAGCCAGTACAGCAATCTCCATCATCTATATTGTGGTCACCATCATCAACCTGGTAGGAAACAGCCTCTCCATGTGGCTCCTCCTCTTCCATACCTCTCCCAAAACTCCCTCCATCATCTTCATGATCAACCTGACCCTGACTGACCTGACCTTGGGCCTCGTCCTGCCCTTCCAGATCATGTATCAGTTGCAGGGGTATAATTGGAGCCTGGGCCCGGACATGTGCAG GCTCTTGACCCTGGTGTTCTTTGCCAACATGTACTGCTCAATTCTAACTATGACCGCCATCAGCGGAGACCGCTACCTGGGCATCTGCCGGCCCATGCTCTTCTGTGAGACCAGGGAAAGGAAGTCATTCGCTGTGATTGTCTGCTTAGCCATGTGGACAGTCGTCCTATTGGTCCTGTACCCACTCACTATAACCGACCTGACGTTCCACGTTCCAGAACTCAGGATTACCACCTGCTTCGACGTTCTAAAAAGGGACATGCTTCCATCCATGGTGGCCTGGGCTGCCTTCCTCCTTGCACTGTTTGTCATCCTCTTCTTCATCCCGTTCTGCATCACTGTTTTCTGCTACATCAGCATCATCCGCAAGCTGGCCCGAGACTCCAAGACCAAACAGAAGGATAAGGCTATAGGTCTCGCCGTCACTGTCCTAACGGTCTTTACGCTCTGCTTCACTCCCAACAACATCCTCCTACTGGCTCACACCATCCGGAGGCTCTTCTATGGGGAGTCCTTGTACATGGCCTACAAGctgactctctccctcagttGCTTCAACAGCTGCCTGGACCCCTTCATCTACTACTTTGCCTGTAGGGAGTTCCGGAAGAAGTTGAGGCAGATGCTAAGGCTGAGAACACTGAGCAGTCTGGACACGGGGAAGACAGACCTGCACAGAGAGAGCCTGTACTCCGCCCAGTATGTATCTGATGGACAGGGTGGAGAGAACAGCAGAGTGTCTGTTAAACAACACTGTTAA